One part of the Cellvibrionales bacterium genome encodes these proteins:
- a CDS encoding FG-GAP repeat protein, protein MKKQFWAGLFSSLLPVCALAAAPGDMDLSFNHLGYVSTVPLKAGTGFNGNGLIQQADGKLVAVGNTYNAKGMKQFALLRYNLDGTLDTTFNGTGMVITKISDLAVPVDDAKAVIQQSNGRLVVVGVTASGVNNDCALVRYNKDGSLDETFGEQGIVTMGFGTKDDTCLSIIQQADDKLVVAGETAGAGNDKADFALARFNTDGSLDSSFGSGGKVTTDFNGTVNNGRSVIQLADGKLLMAGYSDYNFALTRYNTDGSLDTTFDADGKLFVDIASDRDYAISVLQQADDQLVLAGYTNVNPGNKTNFAVVRLNQDGSFDPSFNSTGKLVLSVDSNNNAVAKVIQQTDGKLVLAGSTITITSSKHMALVRLNTDGSLDTGFGGDGKVTANIGTVSDEAVSVVQQADGKLTVAGTGNNGKFNYMMLARFHGEVDTDGDGVPDTEDAFPNDAAAAVDTDGDGDTDAWLPNNPSACTADAPVCDALFRDDDNDGDGVSNTVDNCPQVANPTQDDINGDGYGDACASDAPALHITRGIKAKVGAGAVVAFAGDFDEDGYGDYIVGYPTYDPVGKTDAGRAEIISGQTGGVLKFIEGNAAKDNMGFTVAGNADVDGDGHIDVVVGAPKADPNGLKDAGTVTVIYGPNDSKPRTVLSGTRAKALLGSAVALGDVNGLPDGDSSNPTADIIAGAPKDNDLVTDPLVPVIGAGSVTVFSGASGNAVLNTFYGFLPKSYAGTSVATGDVDDDGNTDIVYGAPNDDDDSDPDAIIKDTGSVAVYTIDGSQLMYEPGATAKAYLGKSVASADMDGDGAAEVLAGAPGDDVVDVLTGKAIRKDAGSVSLYSGGSGSILYYGSVAKAGLGNSVAFGDVDGDGLKDVIVGASKDNKPAKKPIKGAGSISIWSGDDFGLITKVYGSASKEALGTTVAAGEVNGDGYDDVMVGVTGADTPAVAPAKPVKDTGAVQVLSGAAL, encoded by the coding sequence ATGAAAAAGCAGTTTTGGGCTGGTCTTTTCTCCAGTTTGTTGCCGGTGTGTGCGCTGGCGGCTGCGCCTGGCGACATGGATTTGAGTTTCAATCATCTGGGTTATGTCTCCACTGTGCCGCTTAAAGCGGGAACCGGTTTTAATGGCAACGGCCTTATTCAACAGGCAGATGGCAAGTTGGTCGCGGTGGGCAACACCTACAACGCAAAGGGCATGAAGCAGTTTGCGCTGCTGCGCTACAACTTGGATGGCACATTGGACACCACCTTCAACGGCACGGGCATGGTGATTACCAAAATTAGCGACCTTGCGGTGCCTGTGGACGATGCCAAGGCCGTCATCCAGCAGAGCAATGGGCGCTTGGTGGTGGTGGGCGTGACGGCCAGCGGCGTGAACAATGACTGCGCCTTGGTGCGCTACAACAAAGACGGCTCACTGGATGAAACCTTTGGTGAGCAGGGTATCGTCACGATGGGGTTTGGCACGAAAGACGACACTTGTCTCTCCATTATTCAGCAAGCCGATGACAAATTGGTGGTCGCCGGCGAAACGGCAGGAGCCGGCAATGACAAGGCGGATTTTGCCTTGGCGAGATTTAATACAGATGGCTCACTGGATTCGAGCTTTGGCTCAGGCGGCAAGGTGACCACAGACTTTAATGGCACCGTCAATAACGGTCGCTCGGTTATTCAATTGGCAGATGGCAAGCTGCTGATGGCGGGATACAGCGATTACAACTTCGCGCTCACACGCTACAACACCGACGGTTCGCTCGACACGACTTTCGACGCCGACGGCAAGCTGTTTGTGGATATTGCCTCGGATCGTGATTACGCCATTTCCGTGTTGCAGCAGGCGGATGACCAGTTGGTGCTGGCAGGGTATACCAATGTCAATCCCGGCAATAAAACCAATTTTGCCGTGGTGCGCTTGAATCAGGATGGCAGTTTTGACCCCTCCTTCAACAGTACCGGTAAGCTGGTGTTATCTGTCGATTCCAACAACAACGCCGTCGCCAAAGTGATACAGCAGACCGACGGCAAACTGGTGTTAGCTGGCAGCACCATCACCATCACCAGCAGCAAGCACATGGCGCTGGTGCGGCTCAATACCGATGGCTCACTGGACACCGGTTTTGGCGGAGATGGCAAAGTCACTGCCAACATCGGCACCGTTTCCGACGAGGCGGTGTCGGTGGTGCAGCAGGCTGACGGCAAGCTGACGGTGGCTGGCACCGGCAACAACGGCAAGTTCAACTACATGATGTTGGCGCGCTTTCACGGTGAGGTGGATACCGACGGCGACGGCGTGCCGGATACAGAGGATGCCTTCCCTAACGATGCAGCCGCGGCCGTGGATACCGATGGCGACGGCGACACAGATGCTTGGTTACCCAATAATCCTTCAGCTTGTACTGCCGATGCCCCAGTTTGTGATGCGCTGTTTCGCGACGACGATAACGATGGCGATGGCGTGTCGAATACAGTCGACAACTGCCCGCAGGTAGCCAATCCCACACAGGACGATATCAACGGCGATGGCTACGGTGATGCCTGCGCCAGCGATGCGCCTGCGTTGCACATCACGCGCGGCATCAAAGCCAAAGTGGGTGCAGGTGCTGTGGTGGCGTTTGCAGGCGATTTTGACGAAGACGGCTACGGCGATTACATCGTCGGTTACCCCACCTATGATCCCGTGGGCAAAACCGATGCGGGGCGCGCGGAAATTATTAGCGGACAAACAGGTGGCGTGTTGAAATTTATCGAAGGCAACGCCGCCAAAGACAATATGGGTTTTACCGTGGCAGGCAATGCCGATGTGGATGGCGACGGCCACATCGATGTGGTGGTGGGCGCGCCCAAGGCCGATCCGAATGGTTTGAAGGATGCCGGCACAGTCACCGTGATTTATGGGCCTAATGATTCCAAACCGAGAACTGTGTTGTCTGGCACGCGCGCCAAAGCCTTGCTGGGTTCGGCCGTGGCTTTGGGTGATGTCAACGGTCTTCCAGATGGCGATAGCAGCAACCCGACTGCTGACATTATCGCAGGCGCACCTAAAGACAATGATTTGGTGACCGATCCTTTGGTGCCAGTGATTGGTGCAGGTTCAGTGACTGTGTTTTCTGGCGCATCAGGTAACGCCGTGCTGAACACTTTCTACGGATTTCTGCCCAAATCTTATGCGGGCACCAGCGTGGCAACGGGTGATGTTGACGATGATGGCAATACCGACATCGTATACGGTGCGCCCAACGACGACGATGACAGCGATCCTGATGCCATCATCAAAGACACCGGCAGCGTGGCGGTTTATACCATTGATGGCTCGCAGCTAATGTACGAACCCGGCGCTACCGCAAAAGCCTATTTGGGTAAATCTGTGGCTTCAGCAGATATGGATGGCGATGGCGCAGCAGAAGTGCTGGCTGGCGCGCCAGGTGACGATGTGGTGGACGTTTTAACGGGCAAAGCGATACGCAAAGACGCAGGTAGCGTCAGCCTGTATTCGGGCGGTAGCGGCTCCATTCTCTACTATGGCAGCGTAGCCAAAGCAGGCTTGGGCAATAGCGTGGCATTTGGTGATGTGGATGGCGATGGTCTGAAAGATGTGATTGTCGGCGCATCCAAAGACAACAAACCGGCTAAAAAACCGATCAAAGGCGCGGGCAGTATTTCTATTTGGAGTGGCGATGACTTTGGCTTGATCACCAAGGTTTACGGCAGTGCAAGCAAAGAGGCGCTGGGTACAACAGTGGCTGCAGGTGAAGTAAACGGTGATGGTTATGACGATGTTATGGTTGGCGTAACCGGTGCCGACACTCCGGCTGTTGCGCCAGCCAAGCCCGTCAAAGACACGGGTGCTGTGCAAGTGTTGTCGGGTGCTGCTCTGTAA
- a CDS encoding radical SAM protein, with amino-acid sequence MKIANRNIDIELTNRCNATCDFCPREKTPKQGFMSLDVFDQVIDRVLALGSHAKASLTGLGEPMLHPHFLEFVSHGIQRGLNVDIVSNGSRLTPALTMGLLDAGLKNVTFSVSDIGAAYDQIYGLPFEKTRDNILEFVRQSRGRCHVQITVVRHDGNAHQIDEITQFWQQAGVDYVHVTREENRGGSHDKPFQFLGNRTHWREAVDVLHNKGFTELCAIALYSVFIGWNGQYYLCCQDWEKKVPLGSVFDFSIEDMDPVKLAINRKQKGICQTCSMNPVNELREVLFDIDQGLRGRFAIANKVNSLCSGAQRLEELTQLLQAHGEFEQIIAVSEE; translated from the coding sequence ATGAAGATCGCCAATCGCAATATCGATATTGAGTTAACGAATCGCTGCAACGCCACTTGCGATTTTTGTCCGCGCGAAAAAACACCGAAGCAAGGATTTATGAGCCTTGATGTGTTTGATCAGGTAATTGATCGCGTGTTGGCATTGGGTAGCCATGCGAAAGCCTCTCTCACAGGGCTGGGTGAACCCATGCTGCATCCACATTTTCTTGAGTTTGTCTCTCATGGCATTCAGCGTGGATTAAATGTAGATATTGTTTCTAACGGCTCGCGCTTAACGCCTGCGTTAACCATGGGGCTGCTAGATGCTGGTTTGAAAAATGTAACTTTCAGCGTGAGTGATATTGGTGCGGCTTACGATCAAATATATGGCCTGCCTTTTGAGAAGACGCGCGACAACATCTTGGAGTTTGTCCGTCAATCGCGCGGGCGCTGTCATGTGCAAATTACCGTGGTGCGCCACGATGGTAATGCACATCAAATCGACGAAATTACTCAGTTCTGGCAGCAGGCGGGAGTGGATTATGTGCATGTGACGCGCGAAGAAAATCGCGGTGGTTCACATGATAAACCGTTTCAGTTTTTAGGTAACCGTACGCATTGGCGTGAGGCTGTTGATGTTTTGCACAACAAAGGATTTACAGAGTTGTGTGCAATTGCATTGTATTCAGTATTTATCGGTTGGAACGGTCAATATTATTTGTGTTGCCAAGATTGGGAAAAGAAGGTGCCACTGGGTTCGGTGTTTGATTTCTCTATTGAGGATATGGATCCTGTAAAGTTGGCGATTAACCGCAAGCAAAAGGGTATTTGTCAGACATGTAGCATGAATCCGGTCAATGAATTGCGAGAAGTGTTATTTGATATTGATCAAGGCTTGCGCGGACGCTTTGCAATTGCCAATAAAGTGAATAGTTTGTGTAGTGGCGCGCAAAGATTGGAAGAGTTGACCCAGCTGTTGCAAGCGCATGGTGAATTCGAGCAAATTATTGCGGTATCGGAAGAGTAA
- the mnmD gene encoding tRNA (5-methylaminomethyl-2-thiouridine)(34)-methyltransferase MnmD translates to MNTRKPLIPAQLHWRDDTPEAVDFGDIYFSRDNGLAESRHVFLDGNHLRERWRQLPPSSKFVIAETGFGTGLNFLLAWQLWLDTAPPNATLFFISTELHPLTHADLQRALSHWQELAPLSEELLQHYPNLLPGFHVVRLAQGRVTLLLLFGDAQETLPQLLDSQHSDFFAQNPWHVDAWFLDGFAPAKNPQLWQNTLIEQIASLSKTGTTLATFTAAGQVRRDLSAVGFSVKKYQAMAANAKCLSPRSLN, encoded by the coding sequence GTGAATACACGCAAACCTTTGATACCCGCACAACTGCACTGGCGCGATGACACGCCAGAAGCCGTTGATTTTGGCGATATTTATTTCTCACGCGACAACGGTCTTGCGGAATCGCGCCATGTTTTTCTCGATGGCAATCATTTGCGCGAGCGCTGGCGGCAACTGCCGCCATCATCAAAATTTGTGATTGCTGAAACCGGTTTTGGCACCGGCTTAAATTTTTTATTGGCCTGGCAGTTGTGGCTAGACACTGCGCCACCCAATGCCACTTTATTTTTTATTTCCACCGAATTGCATCCACTCACGCACGCAGATTTGCAGCGCGCGTTGTCACACTGGCAGGAGCTAGCACCGCTCAGTGAAGAACTTTTGCAACACTATCCAAATTTATTGCCCGGTTTTCATGTTGTGCGTTTGGCGCAAGGGCGCGTCACGCTGTTGCTGCTATTCGGCGATGCACAGGAAACACTGCCACAACTTTTGGATAGCCAACACAGCGATTTTTTTGCACAAAACCCGTGGCATGTGGACGCTTGGTTTTTGGATGGATTTGCGCCAGCCAAAAATCCACAACTGTGGCAAAACACACTAATTGAGCAGATTGCCTCACTCTCAAAAACTGGCACCACACTCGCCACCTTCACCGCCGCAGGGCAAGTGCGGCGTGATCTCTCGGCCGTAGGATTTTCCGTCAAAAAATATCAGGCTATGGCAGCAAACGCGAAATGCTTGTCGCCACGCTCACTGAATTAA
- the mnmC gene encoding FAD-dependent 5-carboxymethylaminomethyl-2-thiouridine(34) oxidoreductase MnmC, with amino-acid sequence MLVATLTELKKSHTIINKTPWLLHAQPQAKPQHITVIGAGLAGCHIAHALAERGIRVTVLEQHAQAAQEASGNPQGALYTKLSANNASLTRFSLSSLQFALQHYQKPHLKTAFHDCGLLQLQEKPDPSLLDLMKNNAQLAQWMDAEQASQISGIALTRGGWWLSQSGWINPQQLCKALLDHPNINTKFGCSIAQLQRDNEHIIIACANASKQFSQTAWLPLRAVRGQITQLPTNTLSETLCCVVCDEGYLTPAHQQQHCLGASFIPDDTATDLRSSEQQHNMSLLNAISPTLHNAWQNEKLHGRAALRCTTPDHLPMVGALPNREIFLRNYSALRHNAKVVINNTGSYMNGLWVFTGFGGRGLCYIPLAAELLAAQLLHEPRPLPQDIQQALAPARFVIRELVQTHAGR; translated from the coding sequence ATGCTTGTCGCCACGCTCACTGAATTAAAAAAATCGCACACCATCATCAATAAAACACCGTGGTTGCTGCACGCGCAACCACAAGCAAAACCACAACACATCACCGTGATTGGAGCGGGTTTAGCGGGCTGTCATATTGCGCACGCGCTGGCTGAACGCGGAATACGCGTCACTGTTTTGGAGCAGCACGCGCAGGCCGCGCAAGAAGCCTCCGGCAATCCGCAAGGTGCGCTGTACACCAAACTTTCTGCCAACAATGCCTCGCTGACGCGCTTTAGTTTGTCCAGTTTGCAATTTGCACTACAGCACTACCAGAAACCCCATCTCAAAACTGCATTTCACGATTGCGGATTATTGCAACTGCAAGAAAAACCAGATCCATCTTTGTTGGATTTGATGAAAAATAACGCGCAACTGGCGCAATGGATGGATGCAGAACAGGCATCTCAAATCAGCGGTATTGCGTTAACGCGCGGCGGCTGGTGGCTGTCGCAATCCGGCTGGATTAATCCACAACAATTGTGCAAGGCGCTGTTAGATCATCCCAATATCAACACAAAATTTGGCTGCAGCATTGCACAGCTACAGCGCGACAACGAGCACATCATCATTGCCTGCGCCAATGCATCCAAACAATTTTCACAAACCGCTTGGCTGCCACTGCGCGCTGTGCGTGGGCAAATCACGCAACTGCCTACCAACACTCTGAGCGAAACTTTGTGCTGCGTGGTGTGCGATGAAGGCTACCTCACACCCGCACACCAACAGCAACACTGCCTTGGCGCCAGCTTTATTCCCGATGACACCGCCACCGATTTGCGTAGCAGCGAACAGCAACACAACATGAGCCTGCTCAACGCCATTTCACCGACACTGCACAACGCATGGCAGAACGAAAAATTGCATGGTCGCGCTGCGTTGCGCTGCACCACGCCCGATCATTTGCCGATGGTTGGCGCACTGCCCAATCGTGAAATATTTTTACGCAATTACTCCGCACTGCGCCACAACGCCAAGGTTGTTATCAACAATACTGGCAGCTATATGAATGGCTTGTGGGTTTTTACTGGCTTTGGCGGGCGCGGGCTGTGTTACATCCCACTCGCCGCAGAATTATTAGCTGCGCAATTACTGCACGAACCACGACCGTTGCCGCAAGACATTCAGCAAGCCTTGGCTCCTGCGCGGTTTGTGATTCGGGAGCTGGTGCAAACGCACGCAGGACGGTAA
- the holA gene encoding DNA polymerase III subunit delta, whose protein sequence is MRVYPEKLAQHIEKSPAALYWIAGDEPLLVQEACDATRAAALKAGFAERKIFNPEKKEHWQEVIAEANALSLFADKCFLDIRTSTGKLDHALLLEYLARPSSDSFLLIRTDKVDSSTQKTQWFKAMEQACAFVPITPLDNSRFPAWLAERARSKSVNLSADALKILAERTEGNLLAAVQELEKLALQFGTTTVSAEQIDAGNSSHYDVFALNDALLSGDTPHALKILHTLKQEGSNALVILGALTRELRQLAAASESVAGGSPASAAMRQLGVWEKRQPMFSRALQRLSVTQTRQMVALMGTVDQAVKGMANRDPWNVLETLCLLVCKPR, encoded by the coding sequence GTGCGCGTATACCCTGAAAAACTGGCGCAACATATCGAAAAATCACCGGCAGCGCTGTATTGGATTGCCGGTGACGAACCGCTGCTCGTACAGGAAGCCTGCGATGCAACACGCGCAGCTGCACTAAAAGCAGGATTTGCTGAACGCAAAATTTTTAATCCGGAAAAAAAAGAACACTGGCAGGAAGTGATTGCCGAAGCCAATGCGCTGTCACTCTTCGCAGATAAGTGTTTTCTCGATATACGCACTTCAACCGGAAAGCTCGATCATGCACTGCTACTGGAATATTTGGCGCGCCCCAGCAGCGACAGCTTTTTATTAATCCGCACGGACAAAGTTGACAGCAGCACGCAAAAAACACAGTGGTTCAAAGCCATGGAGCAGGCTTGCGCATTTGTACCCATCACACCGCTGGATAACAGTCGCTTTCCTGCTTGGTTGGCCGAGCGCGCGCGCAGCAAATCCGTCAATCTCTCTGCCGATGCTTTAAAAATTTTGGCGGAACGCACCGAAGGTAATTTATTGGCGGCCGTGCAGGAATTGGAAAAACTGGCGCTGCAATTTGGCACAACAACCGTTAGCGCCGAGCAAATCGATGCCGGTAACAGCTCGCACTACGATGTTTTTGCGCTGAACGACGCTCTGCTCAGTGGAGACACGCCGCACGCATTAAAAATCTTGCACACACTGAAACAGGAAGGCAGTAACGCTTTAGTCATTCTGGGCGCGCTGACGCGGGAGCTGCGCCAACTGGCCGCTGCCAGCGAGTCTGTTGCCGGCGGCTCGCCCGCTAGTGCCGCAATGCGTCAGTTGGGTGTGTGGGAAAAGCGTCAACCGATGTTTAGCCGCGCCCTGCAACGCCTGAGCGTCACACAAACGCGCCAGATGGTTGCGTTGATGGGAACCGTTGACCAAGCCGTGAAAGGCATGGCCAACCGCGATCCGTGGAATGTGCTGGAAACACTCTGTCTATTGGTGTGTAAGCCGCGCTGA